Genomic window (Staphylococcus debuckii):
TCTATACATTTCTGTATCGAATTTACTTACTTTAGTATTGAAGATTTCTTCAAACTTAGTTTGAGTAAGCTGGTTTTGCTTGATGCCTACGCCCAATGCTGTTTTACCTTCCATCAGCAGTTCTACTGCATGGCCGCCCAATCTTGAAGACAATACTCTGTCTTGTCCAGTAGGGCTGCCGCCACGTTGCATGTGTCCTAGAACTGAAACACGTGCATCTACATGAATATATTTTGCTAATTCATCAGCACATTCTTGTCCGCTCATCACTCCTTCTGCCACGATGACAATAGAGTGTTTCTTACCGCGTTTGATACCCGTTTCAATTTTTTCAGCCACATCTTTAATATCTGTTTTTTCTTCAGGAACGATAATTGTTTCTGCTCCTACAGCTAAACCAGCCCAAAGTGCAAGATCACCACAATCTCTACCCATTACTTCAACAATAAAAGTACGAGCATGGCTTGATGCCGTATCTCTGATTTTATCGACAGATTCAATAATTGTATTCAATGCTGAATCAAAACCGATTGTAAAATCAGTGCCTGGTATGTCGTTGTCAATTGTACCCGGTATACCGATAGTTTGAATTTCAGGACACTCTTCGCTAATGCGTTGGGCTCCTCGATAACTACCGTCACCACCGATAACAACAAGACCGTCTATACCTCGTGACCGTAAATTCTTAATTGCACGTGCACGTACCTCTTTGTCCTTGAATTCAGGGCAACGTGCTGAGAATAAGAAAGTACCGCCTCTTTGGATAATATCTCCGACAGATCCTAATTCAAGTTTCTTAAGATCATCATTGATTAATCCAAGATAGCCTTGATACACACCATAAACTTCAATCCCATTATAAATGGCAGTACGCACAACTGCTCGAACAGCAGCATTCATTCCCGGTGCGTCTCCGCCACTTGTTAAAACTGCAATTTTTTTCATGACGACTGACCTTCCTAACTTGTATGATTTACATTAAAAATACCATAAAAATAGTGGCTTATCCATAGAAATACAATGCATTCTATAATGTAAACGTTTTATATTTATGATTTCAAAATATAGCCATAATCTTTATTATATTTTTGCGTAAAACTATAGATAATAATAGTTTATTTTATAAAAAACATCAGATTCATTGTTTATCATTAGTATCAAACTGCAGACTATTAATTCAAATAAAAAAGAGACACTACACATCTTCTAAAATAACGTGTAGAATCTCTTTACCCTTATTATTCTTTAAATTCACCAATTTGGCGGAATTTTTCAAAACGGTCATCTGCTAATGCTTGACCAGATAAGTCTTTAAGTTCTGCTAATTGCTTAGTGAAAGCGCTTTTAATTTTTTCAGCTTGCGTAGCAATGTCTTTGTGCGCTCCACCTAAAGGTTCTTGAACAACCTCATCAATAATTTGTAATTCTTTCAAATCAGGTGCAGTAATTTTCATTGTTTCGGCAGCAATTTTAGAAAGATTGCTATCTTTCCATAGAAGTGCGGCTGCTCCTTCTGGAGAAATCACAGAATATGTACTGTTTTCCAGCATCAATACACGGTTAGCAATACCAATACCTAAAGCACCGCCGCTACCGCCTTCACCTATTACAATTGTAATAACCGGCACTTGCAAACTTGCCATTTCAATCAAGTTTCGTGCGATAGATTCACTTTGACCTCTTTCTTCAGCCGCTTTACCAGGGTAAGCCCCCTTAGTATCTATAAAAGTAAAAATAGGACGGCCGAATTTCTCAGCTTGTTTCATTAATCTCAAAGCTTTGCGATAACCTTCCGGATGAGCCATTCCGAAATTACGATAGATATTATCTTTAGTATCTTTACCACGTTGTTGACCGACTACAGTAACTGGTTGACCATTTAAATAGCCGATGCCGCCAATCATTGCAGGATCATCACGATAATTTCTGTCCCCATGCAACTCCATAAATTCATCAAAGATATATGGAATATAATCTAAAGTTGTTGGTCTTTCTTGCAATCTTGCTAATTGAACACGATCCCAAGGTTTTAAATGCATGTAAATTTTTTCAGTTTCTCTTTCTAAAGACGCTTCAAGCATATCGATTTCATCTTGTAAATCAACATCATTTTTCTCTTGAGATTCTTTCAAAGCATCTATTTTATTTTTAATATCAAATAATGGCTTTTCAAAATCAAGCATCTTTGTTCACCTCTTGTCCCTCATGCATTTTCAGAATTGATTCTAAAGTACTGCGCATTTCTTTACGGTGTACCACTTTATCTAATTGGCCGTGTTCTAACAAGAATTCAGCAGTTTGGAAATCATCCGGCAGTTTTTCATTGATTGTTTGTTCAATCACTCGGCGACCTGCAAATCCAATTAAAGCTTTAGGCTCTGATAAATTGATATCTCCAACTGAAGCGAAACTTGCAGATACACCACCTGTAGTCGGATTTGTAATGTATGAAATATATAATAAACCAGCATCAGAATGACGTTTCAAGGATACACTGGTTTTCCCCATTTGCATCAATGAGATAATCCCTTCTTGCATTCTGGCACCACCACTTGCTGAGAATAAAATAAATGGTAAGCGATGCTCTGTACAATAATCTATAATACGACATATTTTTTCACCTACTACAGAACCCATGCTTCCCATTCTGAAACGGGCATCCATCACTGCTACCCCATATGGGATGCCTCCAAGTTCTGCAGTACCTGTTACGACTGCTTCATCCAATCCTGTTTTTTCCTGATCTTTTTTTATTTTTTCTTCATATCCAGGAAAATCTAAAGGATTTGCAGAAGTCATACCTTTATCAAACTCTTTAAAAGTACCTTCATCTGAAATAGCCTCAATACGTTTATATGCAGTTAATGACAAGTGATGGTCACAATTGAAACATACATTGAGATTTTCAGAAAGTTCTTTAGTATACATGATTTTTTTACATTTCGGACATTTTGTCATGATACCTGTTGGAACATCGTTCTGTTTCGAATCTTGAACAGTAACATATTTTTTCTTTTTACTGCCACGATTAAAAAAATCTTTAAACATTGGTCAACCTCCACATCACTATTATGCCGCTTCAAACCGCATAACAGCTCTTTGAAAAATAAATTTCTAATTAAATATCAGTTAATCTCATCGTTTTATTGTATATTTCATCTGGATCAACTTCAACCCTAGACACTCCAGACTCCATTGCTGCACGTGCTACATTGCGTGCAACTGATGGTGCAACACGTCTGTCAAATGGCGCTGGAATACAATAATCTGGTGATAATTCATCAGGCTGAATTAAATCTGCAATTGCTGAAACCGCTGCTTGTTTCATTTTTTCATTGATATGCGTCGCTTCCACATCTAATGACCCTCTGAAAATACCTGGAAAAGCTAAAACGTTATTAATTTGGTTAGGGTAATCAGAACGTCCTGTACCCACTACTTTAGCCCCTGCTGCTTTAGCATCATCCGGTAGAATTTCAGGATTCGGATTCGCCATTGCAAAAATAATACTGTCTTCATTCATTGATTTTACCATATCTTTGGAAAGCGCGTTTGCTACAGATACACCGATAAACACATCTGCTCCCTGAATGACATCAGAAAGTTTGCCCTCTTGTTTATCTTTATTCGTCCATTCAGCCACAAAATCTTTAGTTGGATTCATGCCATAAGAACGTCCTTCATAAATAGCACCCTTAGAGTCGCACATAATCATATTTCTCACGCCATAAGAGTATAAGAGTTTAACTATAGCGATACCTGCTGCTCCTGCCCCGTTTAGGACTACTTTAATATCTGATAGAGATTTGTCTGTAACTCTTAATGCATTGATTAAACCTGCCATAGTTACAATAGCTGTACCATGTTGATCATCATGAAAGACTGGAATTTTCGTTTCTTTTTTCAAGCGATTTTCAATTTCAAAACAACGTGGTGCTGAAATATCTTCTAAATTGATACCGCCATAATTAGGTTGGAGATATTTGACTGTTTTAATAATTTCTTCTGTGTCAGTAGTATCTAAGGCAATCGGCACGCCATTGATACCCGCAAAGCTTTTAAATAATACAGATTTACCTTCCATAACAGGAATACTTGCTTCTGCTCCGATATTACCAAGTCCTAATACTGCAGTACCATCAGTTACTACTGCAACTGTATTGCCTTTAGCAGTGTAATCAAAGACTTTACGCGGATCTTCATAGATTTCTTTACAGGGCTCTGCGACACCTGGAGAATAAGCTAAACTCAATTCTTCTTTGTTCGTAACTTTAACTTTCGGGGTAACTTCTAGTTTCCCTTGATGCTTTTTGTGCATTTCAAGTGCTTCATCTCTTAATGACAAGTCAATCGCTCCTTTTTCAACATTTATGTGATTTGAATGAATCCATTCATTTTAGTCTTAATAATAATATATGATTCAATATAAAAACTGTGTTTATACCTTTATATCATACATTTTTTTGAATTAATTTCAAAATATAGACGATTATAACACATCAACTACTCTTTCAATGAGTGCTTTCTAATTACTTGAGGTACCATCGTTAATATTTTATAAAAAACGGGCTTAAGACAAATTAATGTCCTAGCCCGTCGTTAAATAATTCTAATGTTTTCAGGAGGAATAGTGGCCATAAAGTCCTCAAGTGCTTGAATATCTCGCTCTATATAGCCTATTTTCTCCATTTGGTTGTTTTTTGTGTGATAAAGATTAACCGGGATAGAATTGTTACTTGCCTCATCATCTGAAGCTAAATTCAATTCTTCCTCAGCGATATTACGCAAAACCAGCATTTTAGCATGTTGAAATTTTTGTTTTTCATAATGATCTAACGTATCAAGATGATTAATAATTAACTGCATTTGGTTCTGTCGCTTTTCAAATTTACCGCTCCCAATGAACATTTTGCTTTCTTCTAATATATCTTCTATTTGTTTAAAAACATTAGGGAAAATGACTCCGTCTAATGTATTGGTGCCATCATTTAAAGTTACGAATGCCATAGGTTGACCATTTTTAGTACGGATTCTATTAATTTTATCTATTTGTACTAAAATCGGCTGATTATTTTGAGCATTAGAAAGCTTATAAATCCCTAATAATTGCTTGTTCTTAAACATTTTTTCTACTGGGTGTTTAGAGATATAAAATCCAAGATGCTCTTTTTCAAAATCACTGAGCACCTGATCTGGCAATTCTTCTTTTTCTTCATAACTTTCTTTAGGCGTTACAAATTCAAATAACAATTCATCTTGTTCAACATTGCTAGCACCATCTAAGACTTGGTCTAAGGTTGATAAAAGGGTTGCACGATTTTCTTTGAAGTGGTCAAACGCACCTACTAGTATGAGTGCTTCAAGCAGTTTACGTGTCTTCACTCTATTTGGTAATCTTCTAGTTAAGTCAAAGAAATCTTTATATTTTCCACGTGCATAACGTTCATCTACAATGGCCTTCACGCTTTGAAAACCCACTCCCTTTACGGCGCCCAATGATAAGTATATTCCTTCTGATGTTGCTTTATAGTACCAGTGGCTTTCATTAATATCCGGTGGTAATATTTTTAAGTCCATAGATTTAGCTTCTGTTATCATTAACTCAGTCTTTTTCTCGTTGCCGATAGAATTCGTAAGGATATTAGCATAGAAATAATTAGGATAATGCACCTTTAAATAAGCCATAATATAAGCGACTTTAGAATAACTTACAGCATGTGCTCTTGGAAAACCGTAATCGGCAAATTTCAGTATTAAATCAAAGATTTGCTTGCTCAGTTGCTCTGAATATCCATTTTGATTGGCACCTTCAACAAAATGTTGTCTTTCACTTTCTAAGACTGCTCTGTTCTTCTTACTCATGGCACGTCTCAATATGTCCGCTTCGCCATAGCTGAACCCAGCGAACTTACTGGCAATTTGCATAATCTGTTCTTGATAAATAATGACACCGTAAGTATTTTTCAGAATGGGTTCCAAATCAGGATGCAAATACTGCACTTTCGAAGGATCATGGCGACGCGCAATGTAAGTCGGAATTTCTTCCATTGGACCAGGTCGATAAAGTGAAGTCATCGCCACAATATCTTCAAAGTGCTGTGGCTGCAATCTCTTCAAAGCCTGTCTTACACCATCTGATTCTAATTGGAACAATCCCGTAGTATCGCCGCGAGAAAGCATTTCAAACACTTGGTTGTCATCAAAAGGGATCGCTTCAGTATCAATAGACACGTTTAAATCTTTCTTAACTTGATCAATAATTTGATGAATGATAGAAAGGTTTCTTAATCCTAAAAAGTCAATTTTCAATAAGCCTAACTTCTCATCTTCAGTCATCGTCCACTGAGTCAGCAGTCCAGTATCCCCCATTAATAAAGGGACATGCTCATATAAAGGACGATCATTGATAATGATACCCGCAGCATGTGTTGAAGTATGGCGTGGTAAACCTTCTAATTTCTTACTTAATTCAAACCATTTTTCATGACGATGGTTACGATGTACAAATGCCTTAAAATCTTCATTTTGATATGCTTCGTTCAAGGTAATACCTAATTTAGAAGGAATTAATTTAGAAATTTCACTTAAAGTTTTTTCTTCGAAACCCATAATTCTACCAACATCTCTAGCTACAGCCTTTGCGAGCAAATGACCGAAAGTTACAATACCTGAAACGTGATATTCACCATATTTTTCTTGAACATATTGAATGACCTTTTCTCGACGCGTATCTTCAAAATCAATATCAATATCTGGCATTGTGACACGTTCTGGATTTAAAAAACGCTCAAAAAGCAGGTTATAGTGCAATGGATCAATCGTTGTAATGTTCAACAAGTAACTCACTAATGAACCTGCAGACGAACCCCGTCCTGGACCGACCATTACATTATGTGTTTTAGCGTAATGTATTAAGTCACTTACGATTAGAAAGTAATCTTCGTACCCCATCTTAGTGATAATATCGAATTCATATTCTAATCGTTCACGGTAAGCAGGTTGATCTAAATCCATTTCTTGTAAAGATTGTTCCAACAGACGCCATAAATATGTTTTAGAAGAAACATTGTCTGGTATTGAATATTGAGGGAGAAGCGGCTGGTGATAGCTTATTTCAGCAGTACAAATATCTGCCAGCGATTCAGTGTTTTCTATAATATCTGCAGAAAGTCCTAAATCTTGTACTTCGCTTTGAGAGTAAAAATGCGCATGTTCATCATTCTCTGGATGAACTAAATCTATCGTTTGATTATCTTTAATCGCTTTCAAAGCACTTACAGTATCCGCATCGTCCGGATTCAAATATCTGGCTTCTTGCATGTAAACTCGGTTTAAATCCAGTCTCTCAGCTGCTCCGCTACTTTGATGGTCTACATAGACATCTTGATACTCAACGAAATTTTGTACCAGATTTAATTGTTCAGAAGTGACATTCTTAAAAATAAGCGCTAAATCTTCTTGATAGCGTTTCAGCCATTCTAACGGTGTAACTTGCTTTTCCTGCACTTTGATAGCGGATGATAATTGATACAGTGATTTTAAACCTGTTTCATTTTTAGCTAGCAAAACTGTTTCTACTTCTGTCAAACCATCACTTAAATAAATGGTCATACCGAAGATTGGCTTAATCCCTGCCTTAATACTTTCATCATAAAATTGAGGAACAGCATGCAGTACGTTTGTATCTGTAATGGCTAAAGCTTCGTATCCTTCTTGTGCAGCCTTTTGGATAATATCCGAAACTTTCAAACTTGAATTCAACAAGTCATAAGCGGTATGAATATTCAGATGTGCTTTCACTGCAAACAGTCCCCCTTTTTTATTGGTTGTCTAGCGCTCTTTGATTCAATTCTGCGACAAGTTTATCAAACGCTTGCCAATTGTCTACAGAGACTCCTGATGCGTTCGGATGGCCGCCTCCGCCGAATTGTTGAGCAATATCATTGATAACAATACCTTTTGAGCGTAATCTGCAACGAATCTCTGTACCTTCATCTACTGCAAATACCCATATTTTCAAGCCTCGCAAATCAGAAATAGTATTCACAAATTGAGAAGCTTCATTAGGCACTAAGCCATATTGATCTAAGACATCTTTAGTAATTTGAACTTTGGCAAATCCATTCTCGTTGAGATCAAAATTTTGTAAAACATAACCTTGGAAAGGAGCCAATTTAGGATCTTTTTCAGCCATTTTGTTTAACTCTGCACTGTGGTCAAATGGATATTTCAGTAATTGCGCTGCAACTTGCATAGTATGCGGCGTGGTATTATTAAAGAAGAAACGTCCTGTGTCTCCTACAATTCCTAAATACAATAAGCGTGCAGTGTTTTCATCAATAATTGATGTGTCATTAAAATGTGTAATCATATCAAAGATAATTTCACTAGTAGATGAAGCCTCAGTATTTACATAATTGATTTCTCCGTATTGATCTACTGGAGGATGATGATCAATTTTTATTAACGCTTGGCCTTTATCATAACGTTGATCGTCAATTCTAGGAGCGTTAGCTGTATCACAGACAACCACTAATGCTCCTTTATAGTCATCATCTTTCACTGCATCAAATGTTCCCATAAAATCTAGTGAAGGTTCACTTTCTCCTACTGCAAAAATATTTTTATCTGGAAATTTCAATTGCAGATAAGATTTCAAACCTAATTGTGAACCGTATGCATCCGGATCTGGACGCACATGTCGATGAATAATAATTGTGTCGTATTGAGAAATTTTATCCATTATTTCATTAAAGTTATTCATTTTTCTTTTCATTCTCCTTTTCTAACTTTCAAGCATCTGACAGATTGTTAATGCTTTAGCTACAGGTGTTTGCCCGTTCATCATACTGACTTCTATTTTAGCAAAGTGTCTGCCTATATCTAACATGTTGTATTGTATTTCTAATTCTGTTTCTATAGAAACTGTTTTCAAATACATAATACTTAAGCTTTCTATCATGACTTCTTGCTTCTTAAGCTGTCGCATCTTATAACGAATAGTTTCTTCGATAATCGCTACGAAGGCCCCTTTACTTAAAGTGCCGTATTGACTAGTTAATTGAGGCGCTACATCTACAGTAATACTATCTTTATTAATTGAAATATATTTTGCGACCTGATCATTGATCGTTTCACCGACTTGAGGTTGTCTGCCAATAAGCTGCATGGCGCGCAAGACGTCTTCTCGAGATACTACGCCTAACAGCTTTTTGTTAATAGTTGTAACAGGCAATAATTCAATCCCTTCCCAAATCATCATATGTGCACAGCTCGCGACTGTAGTAGAGTTCTGTACATTCAACACTGGTTTAGTCATAACACGTTGTATACTTTCATCTGAATCTTTAGCAATAATATCTTTACTGGTAACGATACCGACTAATTTCCAGTCTTTATCTACAACAGGAAATCTGGAATGTCCGGTTTTTTGAGATTGTTGTTTTAAATCTGATACCAGCATATCTTCTTTAGCAACTGTCTCTTCTGTTACCGGTTTAACGATATCTTCAACAATTAAAATCTCTTTACGTATAATTTGATTATACATTGCTCTGTTAATCATATTGGCCACTAAATAAGAATCGTAATTTGAAGATAGAATCGGTAAATTATGCTCGTCAGCATATTTCTTGATTTCAGGCGTCGTATTAAAGCCGCCTGTGATAAGGACTGCACTACCGTGTTTTAAAGCTTCTAATTGTACATCTGTTCGATTTCCTACTATCAATAAAGTATGCTTCGTTAAGTATTTCACCACGTTTTCTAATTTCATGGCTGCAATCGCAAACTTAGTCAACGTATTATGCAAACCGTCTCTGCCTGCTAATACTTGTCCATCAATAATTTTCACAATTTCACCGAACGTCAGATGTTCAATTTGTTCGCGACTCTTTTTTTCAATTCTAACTGTTCCTACTCTATCGATTGTTGCGACTAGTCCTAATTGCTCAGCATCTTTGATTGCGCGATAAGCTGTGCCTTCAGAGACTTCTAAATCTTTGGCTATTTTTCGTACAGAGATTTTCTTACCTACTGCTAAAGATTCAATATGCGCAAGAATTTGTTCATGTTTTGTCATCTAACTTCCCTCATTCTCTGCTTTCTCTTATTCTTTATTATAACTTGCTTTACTCGAAAAATCGAAACAATATCACAAGTGATTTTAACATTTAGTTACTGCGTTCTCTAATATAAGAATTTAATTTACCTAGAAATAGGTTATTAATTATTAGAAGATAAATTTAATTGGAAAAATTGTTACATCTTTATTAGAATAAGAAGTAAGGAGGGGTTGAGATGTATAAAAACATTTTACTCGGTGTTGATACGGATTTGGAAAATAAAAAAGCACTAAAAAATGTCCAAAAATTATCTGGTGAAGGCACAATAGTTACAATTTTAAATGCAATTTCAGAACAAGATGCTCAAGCATCTATCAAAGGCGGTACTCACTTAAATGAATTAACTGCCGAACGCAGCAAAGATTTACAGCCGACTCGTGATATTTTAGATGAATATGGCATTGATTATGATGAAATTATTGTTCGCGGCAACCCTAAAGATGAACTCGTGAAATTTGCGAATAGTGGCGACTATGATATTTTAGTTGTCAGCAACCGCAAAGCACAAGAGAAAAAGAAATTTGTATTAGGCAGTGTCAGCCATAAGGTCGCTAAGCGTGCTTCCATTCCTGTATTAATCGTGAAATAGTAAAAAAGCTTGTACAGAATTTTGCTGTACAAGCTTTTTTGATAAATTTAGAAATTTAATCAAATTTCACTTCTTCACCTGGTTTTAAAATTTGAACTTCACCTTTATTAACTAACTTTTTAAATTCCTCAGGATCTTGTTCAATGTAAGGGAAAGTATTGTAATGAATTGGAACCGTAATTTTAGGCTGAATAAATTCATTAATAGCATAGCTTGCATCATCAATTCCCATTGTGAAATTGTCACCGATTGGTACGAAGCATACATCGACTGGGTGACGATCAGCAATCAATTTCATATCACTGAATAATCCAGTATCGCCACAATGATAAATTGTTTTGCCATCAATTTCTAAAATAAGTCCTGTTGACGCACCTAAATAAGCAGGAATACCATCTTCATTCGTTAAACTAGAACTATGGAAGGCTTGTACATATTTCACTGAGCCGAATTCAAATTCCCATTTACCGCCGATATTCATTGGATGTACATTTTCCACACCTTGTGAGGTAGAAAGATAATCGGCAACTTCAGCGAGCCCTACTACCGTCGCATTATTTTTCTTCGCAATGTCAACTGTGTCTCCGAAGTGATCGCCGTGGCCATGCGTTAGTACAATATAATCAACTTCTACGTCTTCTGGGTTTAAATCAGATAACTCATTACCACTAATAAATGGATCTACAATAACTTTCTTACCGTTTGCTTCAAAATAAATTGTTGATTGTCCATGAAATGATAGTTTCATTCATTAATCCCCCTATGTTCATTTTGTTATTTATAGTATAACATCTTCCCTCTTTTCCTTAAAAACAATCCCGCACCTTTTGAATTATACTGAAATGTAGACTAAACTATAATTAATTATGAAAATGGAGGTTGAAGGATTGTGAAGATTGATGAAATTGTAAAGGAAATTCGTAATCAAGATGCGGATGCTGCTTGGATTACCACACCATTGAACGTATTTTATTTTTCAGGATACTTAAGTGAACCGCATGAACGCTTATTAGCTTTATTAATTACTGCGGAAGGTGAACAAGTCTTATTCGTACCGAAATTAGAAGTAGAAGAAGTTAAAGCTTCTCCATTTAAAGGTAAAATCGTCGGCAATGCTGACGGTGAAGATCCATTCAAATTAGTCAATTATCATTTCGACAAACTACTTGTTGAAAATGAACACTTAACATTAAAACGTCAAAAAGAATTAATCGATGGTTTCGGTGTAGAAACATTCGGCGATATTGACGGAGCTATTAAAGCACTTAGAAATGTGAAAACTCCGGAAGAAATAGACAAAATTAAAAAAGCAGCTGAACTTGCTGACAAATGTATTGAAATCGGGGTGGATTTCTTAAAAGAAGGTGTCACTGAAAAACAAGTTGTCCGTCATATTGAATATGAAATCCAAACTAAATACGGCGTAGATCAAATGAGCTTCGATACTATGGTGTTATTTGGCGATCACGCAGCATCACCTCATGGTATCCCAGGCGAACGTACGCTTAAAAACGATGAATATGTATTGTTTGATTTAGGCGTGGTTTATGAACAATATTGCAGTGACATGACGCGTACAGTTGCTTTCGGCACACCTGATAAAAAAGCCAAAGAAGTATATGATATTGTACTTAAAGCTGAAAAAGAAGCTATCAACATGATTAAACCTGGTGTTGTCATTGGTGATGTAGATAGAAAAGCGCGTGGTATTATTGAAGAAGCGGGCTATGGCGAATATTTCTTACACCGCTTAGGTCATGGATTAGGATTAGAAGAACATGAATATCAAGACGTAGCAGGCCATAACACAAATAAATTTGTTCCTGGAATGGTCGTTACTGTTGAACCTGGTATTTATGTACCAGAACTAGTTGGCGTTCGTATTGAAGATGACATTTTAGTTACAGAAGATGGTCATGAAGTTTTGACACACTATGAAAAATAAAGATTTTTAAGTAGAGAGCGCAAGAGAAATTGTATTTGCTGAAATTTTTTCGTTGCGCTTTGGCAAAAATTTGTATTTAGCAAATTTTTCATATAGATAGCTGCAGTCGTTGAAGTAAACAGGAGTTGAGACATGATGATATGGTCTCAACTCCTGTTTGTGTGGCAGTGCGGAGGACGTGGGGGTGAATCTAGACACTTCCCAAAAACTTGTGTCTAGATTACGTCTTTCCTCCCATTATCGCGCGATTTCAAAAATCTCCAGCACCTCTCCCGCCCATCTTTTCAAACCAAAAAAAGCCCCAACGCATTCTGTAAAACCCTAAACAGAATGGTTGGAGCTTAATTTATGATGTTTGTTGAGACAATTAATTATCGTCTCAATGACATCCCATTAATTTTAATAATAAAATTAAACTAATGCTTTATCTACTGGTGTATACGGAAGATCAAGTGCTTTAGCGACGCCTTCGTTTGTTACTTTGCCGTCGTAAACATTTAATCCTAATGATAATGGTTGGTTATCACGTAATGCATCTAAATAACCTTTGTTTGCAATTTGCAATGCATAAGGTAATGTTGCATTATTTAAACCAACTGTTGAAGTACGTGGAACCGCACCAGGCATGTTTGCAACTGCATAATGAACTACACCATGTTTGATATAAGTTGGATCATCATGAGTTGTCACATGGTCAGATGTTTCGAAGATTCCACCTTGGTCAATAGCGATATCAACCATAACAGAACCGTCTTTCATTTGTTTAACCATGTCTTCAGTAACTAATTTTGGAGCTTTAGCACCAGGAATTAATACTGCGCCGATTACAAAGTCACTGTTTACTACAGCTTCTTCAATATTTAATGGGTTAGACATGATAGTATTAACACGTCCATCAAATAAATCTTCAAGCTCTTGTAAACGTTTAGGGTTAACGTCTAAAATTGTTACGTTTGCGCCTAAACCTAAAGCGATCTTAGCAGCGTTTGTACCTGCTTGGCCACCACCGATAATTGTTACATTACCTTTAGGAACGCCAGGAATACCAGAAAGTAAGATACCTTTACCGCCATAGA
Coding sequences:
- the pfkA gene encoding 6-phosphofructokinase, with protein sequence MKKIAVLTSGGDAPGMNAAVRAVVRTAIYNGIEVYGVYQGYLGLINDDLKKLELGSVGDIIQRGGTFLFSARCPEFKDKEVRARAIKNLRSRGIDGLVVIGGDGSYRGAQRISEECPEIQTIGIPGTIDNDIPGTDFTIGFDSALNTIIESVDKIRDTASSHARTFIVEVMGRDCGDLALWAGLAVGAETIIVPEEKTDIKDVAEKIETGIKRGKKHSIVIVAEGVMSGQECADELAKYIHVDARVSVLGHMQRGGSPTGQDRVLSSRLGGHAVELLMEGKTALGVGIKQNQLTQTKFEEIFNTKVSKFDTEMYRLAQELSI
- the accD gene encoding acetyl-CoA carboxylase, carboxyltransferase subunit beta, which codes for MFKDFFNRGSKKKKYVTVQDSKQNDVPTGIMTKCPKCKKIMYTKELSENLNVCFNCDHHLSLTAYKRIEAISDEGTFKEFDKGMTSANPLDFPGYEEKIKKDQEKTGLDEAVVTGTAELGGIPYGVAVMDARFRMGSMGSVVGEKICRIIDYCTEHRLPFILFSASGGARMQEGIISLMQMGKTSVSLKRHSDAGLLYISYITNPTTGGVSASFASVGDINLSEPKALIGFAGRRVIEQTINEKLPDDFQTAEFLLEHGQLDKVVHRKEMRSTLESILKMHEGQEVNKDA
- a CDS encoding NAD(P)-dependent malic enzyme, which translates into the protein MSLRDEALEMHKKHQGKLEVTPKVKVTNKEELSLAYSPGVAEPCKEIYEDPRKVFDYTAKGNTVAVVTDGTAVLGLGNIGAEASIPVMEGKSVLFKSFAGINGVPIALDTTDTEEIIKTVKYLQPNYGGINLEDISAPRCFEIENRLKKETKIPVFHDDQHGTAIVTMAGLINALRVTDKSLSDIKVVLNGAGAAGIAIVKLLYSYGVRNMIMCDSKGAIYEGRSYGMNPTKDFVAEWTNKDKQEGKLSDVIQGADVFIGVSVANALSKDMVKSMNEDSIIFAMANPNPEILPDDAKAAGAKVVGTGRSDYPNQINNVLAFPGIFRGSLDVEATHINEKMKQAAVSAIADLIQPDELSPDYCIPAPFDRRVAPSVARNVARAAMESGVSRVEVDPDEIYNKTMRLTDI
- a CDS encoding acetyl-CoA carboxylase carboxyltransferase subunit alpha → MLDFEKPLFDIKNKIDALKESQEKNDVDLQDEIDMLEASLERETEKIYMHLKPWDRVQLARLQERPTTLDYIPYIFDEFMELHGDRNYRDDPAMIGGIGYLNGQPVTVVGQQRGKDTKDNIYRNFGMAHPEGYRKALRLMKQAEKFGRPIFTFIDTKGAYPGKAAEERGQSESIARNLIEMASLQVPVITIVIGEGGSGGALGIGIANRVLMLENSTYSVISPEGAAALLWKDSNLSKIAAETMKITAPDLKELQIIDEVVQEPLGGAHKDIATQAEKIKSAFTKQLAELKDLSGQALADDRFEKFRQIGEFKE